From the genome of Trueperaceae bacterium:
GGGCCCGCCCGCGAACTTCCCGGAACCTTCTGGGACTGGCCGGCGACGGACATCGGTGGGCACGGCGTACTGCCCGGACTCGTCGACAGCCACACCCATCTCGTGTGGGCGGGCGACCGCCTGGCCGAGTACCACCTGCGGGCGCGCGGGGCCGCCTACGAGGAGATCCTCCAGGCGGGCGGTGGCATCTACAACACCGTACGAGCCACCACGACCGCTTCCGAAGAGGAGCTTCTAGGCCTCGCCCGGGAGCGGGCTCATACCTTCCTCCAGGGCGGCGTCACCGCCCTCGAGGTGAAGAGCGGTTACGGACTCGAGTTCGAGCAGGAGCTCAAGATGCTGCGCGTGGTGAACCGGCTCGCTGCCGAACTCCCGCAGCACGTCGTACCCACGCTCCTCGCCCATGTGATCCCGCGCGACCGCGACAGGAACGAGTACGTTGCCGCCTTCACCCGGGAACTCATACCCGAGGTGGCGAGGTCCGGCCTCGCCAGGGCCGTGGACGTCTTCTGCGACGCAGGCGCCTACACCCTCGACGAGACCCGGCTGATCTTCGAAGCCGCCCGGGCGCACGGTCTGGGCGTCAAGGCGCACGCCGAGCAGCTGACCCGAACCGGCGCAACCGCTCTCGTCGCCGAGTTCGAAGGCCTCTCGGCAGACCATCTCGAGCAGACCACCGAGGAGGATTGGCGGGCCCTGGCTGCCGCCGGCAGCGTAGCGACCCTCCTGCCCGGTGCGACCGTCTTGCTCAGGAAGCCGTTCCCTAGCGCGCGGGCGATGTGGGACGCCGGCGTCAAGGTGGCGGTGGCAACCGACCACAACCCAGGCTCGAGTCCCTTCTACAGCCTCTTCCTGGCCATGCAGCTGGCGATCGCCCTGGGAGATCTGACCGTCGAGGAGGCCCTCGTCGCAGGCACCGCTCACACGGCTGACGCGCTCGACCTGCCGGCCCTCGGCCGCCTGGAGAAGGGATCGGCTGCGGACTTCATAGTCACCTCCACCGCGCATGCGACCTCGCCGCTCTATACGTGGGGAACGACCGGGCTGGAGAGGGTCTACACCGGCGGCGAGGAAGTCTGGCCGTACGATAAGTCGTGATCGACAAGGGGCACGGACCGGATAGGCGATCGCCCGGACGGTCGGGGCAGGAACCGGTGCGGGTCGGCGGCTCGCTCACCCTGCGGGATATCGTCGGGGTAGCTCGTTCGGATCGGCCGGTGGAGTTGGCTGGCGAGGTGGTGGACCGGGTGAAGCGGAGCCGCGAGTTCGTCGACGAGCTCGTCAACAGCGGCAAGACGATCTACGGCATCACTACCGGCTTCGGACATCTCGCCCGGGTGCACATCGAAGACGAGGACGTGCACGCGCTCCAGCGGAATCTGGTGCTGTCACACTCGGCCGGAGTGGGCGAGCCATTCTCGCGCGACGTTACCCGTGCGATGCTGCTGCTGCGGGCACAGAGCCTGGCGCTGGGCTACAGCGGAGTGCGACTCGAACTGCTCGAGCTGCTCCTGGCCTGCCTGAATCGGGGGGTCCACCCCGTCATACCTTCGCAGGGTTCCGTAGGCGCGAGCGGAGATCTCGCGCCGCTCGCCCACATGGCGCTCACGCTCATCGGCGAGGGGGAGGCCGAGTACCGCGGGGAAGTGGTTCCGGCGGCGCGAGCGCTGGAGGAGGCCGGACTGCGACCTCTGGCGCTGGAAGCCAAAGAGGGTCTTGCCCTCATCAACGGGACGCAGGCGATGACCTCCGTAGCTGCCCTCGTCCTACACGACGCTCTCGGGCTCTGCACGGTAGCGGACGTGGCAGGAGCGATGAGCCTCGTCGCATTGCGCGGTTTGTCCGACCCGTTCGATCCACGGGTCGGGTTCCTGCGACCCCACCGCGGCTGCGAGCAGACCGCTCGCAACCTGAGGCTGCTGCTGGCGGGGAGTACCGGGGTGAGCGACGAAGCGCGGGTGCAGGACGCCTACAGCCTGCGCTGCATGCCCCAGGTCCATGGCGCCAGCCGCGGCGCCCTGCTGCACGCGGCCGACGTCGTTGTCCGCGAGGTCCACAGCGTGACCGACAACCCGCTGATCTTCGAAGAGGACGGCGATGTCATCTCGGCGGGCAACTTCCACGGGCAGCCGGTTGCTTTGGCGATGGATTATGCGAAGTCGGCGATAGCCGAACTCGCCAGCATCTCGGAGCGGCGGATCGCCAGGCTCCAGGACCCCGCCCTCTCGAACCTGCCGGCGTTCCTGACGAGCGAAGCAGGCCTCAACTCGGGCCTGATGATCACCCAGTACACTGCCGCCGCCCTCGTGAGTGAGAACAAGGTTCTCGCGCACCCCGCCAGCGTCGACAGCGTCCCGACCAGCGCTAACCAGGAGGACCACGTCTCGATGGGGACGATAGCTGCCCGTCAGGCCGCCCAAGTCCTGACGAACAGCCAGCGGGTCCTCGCCATAGAGCTGCTGAACGCCGCTCAGGCGCTCGACCTGCGTCCCGGTCTTCACACGGGACCAGGCGTTACCGCGGCCCACCACGCCATACGGGAGGTGGTTCCGCAGCTTCGTGGGGACAGGGTGATGGCCGGCGACCTCGAGGCCGCCTTCGATCTCGTGGCCCGCGGGACTTTGCTCGAGGCGGTTGCGGGTGCCGTCGAAGGGTTGGAGATCGTCGAAACCGTGTAAGCAGGTCCCGTCTTGTCGTTGAAACCTCAGCCCTCGTCGGTGGCGATGTCGCTGGGCCGCCTGAGCAGCGGCCAGTAGAACGCGAGGGTGACGAGGATGAGCCCGGAGGTCACGAGCAACGCGGTGGTGTACGCCTCTGCCGGGTAACCGCCGCTGCTGCTGGTGGGGAAGAGGCCGATGACCACACCCAGCAGCCACTGGAGCAGGGCGCTTCCGATCATGCCCAGGAAGTTGACCGCCGTGATGGCGCGGCCGGTCATGTTGAGCGGGAAGGCGAGGCGGATGAGCGCGTAGAACAGGACGTTGAAGGCGCCGAACAAGCCGAAGAGGAGAAACAGGAGGGCGAGCAGTTCCGGGTAGGAGCGGGCAGGGAAGAACGCCAGTACGAGTTGCACGAGCAACATGCCCAACGCCCCCGCGGCGGTCGTGCGGGCATGCCCGAGCCGATCGGCGAGCCAGCCCACCACCATGTAGCCGCCGCTCACACCCACGCCCATGAGCAGGAGGAGGTTCCCTGCAGCTATCGGTTCCAGTCCCGCGCGGTCCACCAGGTAGGGTCCTGCCCACAGCCCCTGATAGGCGAACATGCTTCCGGTGACCGCGAAACCGAGAAGGCCGATGCGCCAGAAGTCGAGGCTGACGAAGACCTGTACGAGTGAGCCGCGGTCGCTGGCGGCCACGAGGTCGGCCCCCGGTGCCTGCCGTCCGAAGAGGCCTATCCCAAGGGCAGCCAGCAGTATCAGGCCGGCGCCGCCCAGGAAGATCACCCGCCAGCCGAACGCTTCGTTCAGCGCGGCCAAGGGCGTGGCGGCGGCCAAGGCTCCCAGTGAGCCAAGGCCGAGGAAGAGGCCAGACACGGTTGCGAACCGCTGCGGCGGGAACCAGCCGCTGAACGCCTTGAGCGACCCCATCAGTATCCCGGCCATGCCGAGGCCGATGAGCGCCCGCCCCAGGGCCAGGGCCGCGAAACTCTGGGCCGCTGAGAAGAGCAGCGCGCCGACCACCGCCGCCAGCATCAGGCCGGAGGTCACGAAGCGGGCGCCGAAGCGGTCCAGGGCGGCGCCCAGCGGTACCTGTGCAGCGCCGAAGGTAAGGAAGAAGAGGCTCGTCATGAGCCCCAACTGCGCGGCCGTCAGGGACAGGTCACGGCTGAGGTCGTCGGCGATGACCGCGTTGGTGGAGCGGAAGAAGTAGGAGAAGAAGTAGGCGAT
Proteins encoded in this window:
- the hutH gene encoding histidine ammonia-lyase — translated: MIDKGHGPDRRSPGRSGQEPVRVGGSLTLRDIVGVARSDRPVELAGEVVDRVKRSREFVDELVNSGKTIYGITTGFGHLARVHIEDEDVHALQRNLVLSHSAGVGEPFSRDVTRAMLLLRAQSLALGYSGVRLELLELLLACLNRGVHPVIPSQGSVGASGDLAPLAHMALTLIGEGEAEYRGEVVPAARALEEAGLRPLALEAKEGLALINGTQAMTSVAALVLHDALGLCTVADVAGAMSLVALRGLSDPFDPRVGFLRPHRGCEQTARNLRLLLAGSTGVSDEARVQDAYSLRCMPQVHGASRGALLHAADVVVREVHSVTDNPLIFEEDGDVISAGNFHGQPVALAMDYAKSAIAELASISERRIARLQDPALSNLPAFLTSEAGLNSGLMITQYTAAALVSENKVLAHPASVDSVPTSANQEDHVSMGTIAARQAAQVLTNSQRVLAIELLNAAQALDLRPGLHTGPGVTAAHHAIREVVPQLRGDRVMAGDLEAAFDLVARGTLLEAVAGAVEGLEIVETV
- a CDS encoding MFS transporter — protein: MAWAEENAETEQGTAGAEELVGAAGKETHVRAAAAAEVPAQAYLVFLVFVIAYFFSYFFRSTNAVIADDLSRDLSLTAAQLGLMTSLFFLTFGAAQVPLGAALDRFGARFVTSGLMLAAVVGALLFSAAQSFAALALGRALIGLGMAGILMGSLKAFSGWFPPQRFATVSGLFLGLGSLGALAAATPLAALNEAFGWRVIFLGGAGLILLAALGIGLFGRQAPGADLVAASDRGSLVQVFVSLDFWRIGLLGFAVTGSMFAYQGLWAGPYLVDRAGLEPIAAGNLLLLMGVGVSGGYMVVGWLADRLGHARTTAAGALGMLLVQLVLAFFPARSYPELLALLFLLFGLFGAFNVLFYALIRLAFPLNMTGRAITAVNFLGMIGSALLQWLLGVVIGLFPTSSSGGYPAEAYTTALLVTSGLILVTLAFYWPLLRRPSDIATDEG
- the hutI gene encoding imidazolonepropionase, whose protein sequence is MMRRLFRGISELYTPFTRVEDAVLAVEDGTVAFVGPARELPGTFWDWPATDIGGHGVLPGLVDSHTHLVWAGDRLAEYHLRARGAAYEEILQAGGGIYNTVRATTTASEEELLGLARERAHTFLQGGVTALEVKSGYGLEFEQELKMLRVVNRLAAELPQHVVPTLLAHVIPRDRDRNEYVAAFTRELIPEVARSGLARAVDVFCDAGAYTLDETRLIFEAARAHGLGVKAHAEQLTRTGATALVAEFEGLSADHLEQTTEEDWRALAAAGSVATLLPGATVLLRKPFPSARAMWDAGVKVAVATDHNPGSSPFYSLFLAMQLAIALGDLTVEEALVAGTAHTADALDLPALGRLEKGSAADFIVTSTAHATSPLYTWGTTGLERVYTGGEEVWPYDKS